The following coding sequences lie in one Pseudomonas syringae CC1557 genomic window:
- a CDS encoding osmoprotectant NAGGN system M42 family peptidase, with translation MTPANIPDPDLKYLQKVLLEMLAIPSPTGFTDTIVRYVAERLEELGIPFELTRRGTIRATLKGKQNSPDRAVSAHLDTIGASVREVKENGRLALAAVGCWSSRFAEGSRVSVFTDTGVIRGSVLPLMASGHAFNTAVDEMPISWDHIELRLDAYCTTRADCESLGIGIGDFVAFDPLPEFTESGHISARHLDDKAGVAALLAALKSIVESGAEPLIDCHPLFTITEETGTGAAGVLPWDVSEFVGIDIAPVAPGQHSSEHAVSVAMQDSGGPYDYHLSRHLLRLGVENELPVRRDLFRYYYSDAHSAVTSGHDIRTALLAFGCDATHGYERTHIDSLAALSKLLGAYILSPPVFASDAKPAQSSLERFSHQLEHDAQMESDTRVPPVDSLIGQNREES, from the coding sequence ATGACCCCTGCAAACATTCCCGATCCGGATCTGAAGTACCTGCAGAAAGTTCTGTTGGAAATGCTCGCGATCCCGAGCCCCACGGGCTTCACTGACACCATCGTGCGCTACGTGGCTGAGCGTCTGGAAGAACTGGGCATTCCGTTCGAACTGACCCGCCGCGGCACGATTCGCGCCACGCTCAAGGGCAAACAGAACAGCCCAGACCGCGCTGTTTCGGCGCACCTGGACACCATTGGCGCCAGCGTTCGCGAAGTCAAGGAAAATGGCCGACTGGCACTTGCCGCAGTCGGCTGCTGGTCCAGCCGGTTTGCCGAAGGCAGCCGGGTTAGCGTGTTCACGGACACCGGCGTGATCCGTGGTAGCGTCCTGCCGCTGATGGCTTCTGGTCATGCATTCAATACCGCCGTGGATGAAATGCCGATCAGTTGGGACCATATCGAACTGCGCCTGGACGCTTATTGCACCACGCGCGCCGACTGTGAATCGCTGGGCATCGGTATTGGTGACTTCGTCGCATTCGATCCACTGCCGGAATTCACTGAAAGCGGTCACATCAGTGCTCGCCACCTGGACGACAAAGCTGGCGTAGCGGCACTGCTGGCGGCGCTCAAGTCGATTGTCGAAAGTGGTGCCGAGCCGTTGATCGACTGCCACCCGCTGTTCACCATCACCGAAGAAACCGGTACGGGTGCAGCGGGCGTGCTGCCTTGGGACGTCAGCGAATTCGTCGGTATCGATATCGCGCCAGTCGCACCGGGCCAGCACTCCAGCGAGCACGCGGTCAGCGTGGCCATGCAGGATTCCGGAGGTCCTTACGACTATCACCTGTCCCGTCATCTGCTGCGTCTGGGCGTGGAGAACGAACTGCCGGTGCGGCGCGATCTGTTTCGCTACTACTACAGTGATGCGCATTCTGCGGTGACGTCGGGGCACGATATTCGTACCGCCCTGCTGGCATTTGGTTGCGACGCGACTCATGGCTACGAGCGCACCCACATCGACAGCCTGGCGGCGCTCAGCAAGTTGCTTGGCGCGTACATCCTCAGCCCGCCGGTGTTCGCCAGCGATGCCAAACCGGCGCAGTCATCACTGGAGCGGTTCAGCCATCAGCTCGAGCATGACGCGCAGATGGAATCTGATACCCGCGTGCCGCCGGTCGACAGTCTGATCGGGCAGAATCGCGAAGAGAGTTGA
- a CDS encoding serine/threonine protein kinase produces the protein MLRFLRFATVIGGLCLSASALATNVDPATYGYPLTNPFEATIATTPPDLRPDLPDDEDIDQDVYTLNLHPEREFTLPDNFWAVKKLHYRLAKQDHAAPLIFLIAGTGAPYNSTINEFLKKLYYGAGYHVVQLSSPTSYDFMSSASRFATPGVSTEDAEDLYRVMQAIRAQQAQLPVTEYYLTGYSLGALNAAFVSKLDETRRSFNFKKVLLLNPPVNLYTSISNLDKLVQTNVKGINNTTTFYELVLAKLTRYFRQKGYIDLNDALLFDFQQSKQHLTNEQMAMLIGTSFRFSSADIAFTSDLITRRGLITPPKFPISEGTSLTPFLKRALQCDFDCYLTEQVIPMWRARTDGGSLLQLVDQVSLYALKDYLHNNTKISVMHNADDVILGSGDLGFLRKTFGDRLTVYPYGGHCGNLNYRVNTDAMLEFFRG, from the coding sequence ATGCTCCGTTTTCTGCGCTTCGCTACCGTTATAGGTGGCCTGTGTTTAAGTGCGTCCGCTCTGGCGACCAATGTCGACCCAGCCACCTATGGCTATCCGCTGACTAATCCGTTTGAAGCGACCATTGCGACAACGCCGCCCGATCTGCGGCCCGATCTGCCTGACGATGAAGACATCGATCAGGATGTGTACACCCTGAACCTGCACCCCGAGCGCGAGTTCACCCTGCCGGACAACTTCTGGGCAGTGAAGAAGTTGCACTACCGCCTGGCGAAACAGGATCACGCAGCACCGCTGATCTTCCTGATTGCCGGTACCGGCGCGCCTTACAACAGCACTATCAACGAATTCCTGAAAAAGCTGTATTACGGCGCGGGTTATCACGTCGTGCAGTTGTCCTCGCCTACCAGCTACGACTTCATGAGCTCGGCTTCGCGCTTTGCAACCCCGGGTGTGTCCACGGAAGACGCTGAAGACCTGTACCGGGTCATGCAGGCCATTCGTGCCCAGCAAGCGCAGTTACCAGTGACCGAGTATTACCTGACCGGCTACAGTCTTGGCGCACTGAATGCGGCATTCGTCAGCAAGCTTGACGAAACCCGTCGCAGCTTCAACTTCAAGAAGGTGCTGCTGCTCAACCCACCGGTCAACCTCTACACGTCGATCAGCAACCTGGACAAACTGGTGCAGACCAACGTCAAGGGCATCAACAACACCACCACGTTCTATGAACTGGTGCTGGCCAAGCTGACCCGTTACTTCCGGCAAAAAGGCTACATCGACCTCAATGACGCATTGCTGTTCGACTTCCAGCAGTCCAAGCAGCACCTGACCAACGAACAGATGGCAATGCTGATCGGTACGTCGTTCCGCTTCTCGTCGGCCGACATCGCGTTTACCTCCGACCTGATCACCCGCCGTGGTCTGATCACGCCGCCGAAATTTCCGATCTCCGAAGGCACCAGCCTTACGCCGTTCCTCAAGCGTGCCCTGCAATGCGACTTCGATTGCTACCTGACCGAACAGGTCATCCCGATGTGGCGTGCACGCACTGACGGTGGCAGCCTGCTGCAACTGGTGGATCAAGTCAGTCTTTATGCACTCAAGGATTACCTGCACAACAACACCAAGATCTCCGTCATGCACAACGCTGATGATGTGATTCTGGGCTCCGGCGATCTGGGCTTTCTGCGCAAGACCTTTGGCGATCGCCTGACCGTTTATCCTTACGGTGGTCATTGCGGCAACCTTAATTACCGCGTCAACACCGACGCCATGCTGGAGTTTTTCCGTGGCTAA
- a CDS encoding cation acetate symporter, protein MIRRLSATLGLAAFAPTLWAADALTGAVQKQPLNVAAIIMFVIFVAFTLCITYWASKKNKTASDYYSAGGKITGFQNGLAIAGDYMSAASFLGISALVYTSGYDGLIYSIGFLVGWPIILFLIAERLRNLGKYTFADVASYRLKQKEIRTLSACGSLVVVAFYLIAQMVGAGKLIQLLFGLDYTVAVVLVGILMCLYVLFGGMLATTWVQIIKAVMLLSGASFMALMVMKHVNFDFNTLFSEAIKVHPKGEAIMSPGGLVKDPISAFSLGLALMFGTAGLPHILMRFFTVSDAKEARKSVLYATGFIGYFYILTFIIGFGAILLVSTNPAFKDAAGALLGGNNMAAIHLADAVGGSLFLGFISAVAFATILAVVAGLTLAGASAVSHDLYASVIKEGKANEKDEIRISKMTTIALAVVAILLGIAFESQNIAFMVGLAFSVAASCNFPILLLSMYWKNLTTRGAMIGGWMGLISAVVLMVLGPTIWVQILHHEKAIFPYEYPALFSIAIAFVGIWFFSITDKSKAAEGERALFYPQFVRSQTGLGASGAVSH, encoded by the coding sequence ATGATCCGGCGCCTATCCGCAACACTTGGCCTGGCCGCATTCGCTCCGACCCTCTGGGCGGCAGACGCGTTGACTGGCGCAGTACAGAAACAACCGCTCAACGTTGCTGCGATCATCATGTTCGTCATATTCGTTGCCTTTACACTGTGCATTACTTACTGGGCTTCGAAAAAGAACAAGACGGCATCTGACTACTACTCGGCGGGCGGCAAGATCACCGGCTTTCAGAATGGTCTGGCGATTGCTGGTGATTACATGTCGGCGGCATCCTTTCTGGGTATTTCCGCACTGGTCTACACCTCTGGCTACGACGGCCTGATCTACTCGATCGGCTTCCTGGTCGGTTGGCCGATCATTCTGTTCCTCATCGCCGAACGTCTGCGCAACCTGGGTAAATACACCTTCGCCGACGTGGCGTCGTACCGCCTCAAGCAAAAAGAGATTCGCACCCTGTCTGCCTGCGGTTCGCTGGTGGTGGTGGCGTTTTACCTGATTGCGCAGATGGTCGGTGCCGGCAAACTGATCCAGTTGCTGTTTGGTCTGGACTACACCGTTGCGGTGGTGCTGGTCGGTATCCTGATGTGCCTCTATGTGTTGTTCGGCGGCATGCTGGCCACCACCTGGGTGCAGATCATCAAGGCGGTCATGCTGCTGTCCGGTGCATCGTTCATGGCGCTGATGGTCATGAAGCACGTCAACTTCGACTTCAACACTCTGTTCTCCGAGGCGATCAAGGTTCACCCTAAAGGTGAAGCGATCATGAGCCCCGGCGGTCTGGTGAAAGATCCGATCTCTGCGTTCTCGCTGGGCCTGGCGCTGATGTTCGGTACGGCCGGTCTGCCACACATCCTCATGCGCTTCTTCACTGTGAGCGATGCCAAGGAAGCCCGTAAATCAGTGTTGTATGCCACTGGCTTCATCGGCTACTTCTACATCCTGACCTTCATCATCGGTTTTGGCGCGATCCTGCTGGTGAGCACCAACCCGGCGTTCAAGGACGCAGCAGGTGCCTTGCTGGGCGGTAACAACATGGCGGCGATTCACCTCGCCGACGCAGTGGGTGGCAGCCTGTTCCTGGGCTTCATTTCGGCAGTGGCCTTCGCCACCATCCTTGCGGTGGTTGCCGGTCTGACCCTGGCCGGTGCTTCGGCGGTCTCGCATGACCTTTACGCCAGCGTGATCAAGGAAGGCAAGGCCAATGAGAAGGACGAGATCCGCATCTCGAAAATGACCACCATCGCGCTGGCAGTCGTGGCGATCCTGTTAGGCATCGCTTTTGAAAGTCAGAACATCGCGTTCATGGTAGGTCTGGCGTTCTCGGTTGCGGCCAGCTGTAACTTCCCGATCCTGCTGCTTTCCATGTACTGGAAAAACCTGACCACCCGTGGCGCCATGATTGGCGGCTGGATGGGCTTGATCAGCGCTGTGGTGCTGATGGTGCTGGGTCCGACCATCTGGGTGCAGATACTGCATCACGAGAAAGCCATCTTCCCTTACGAATACCCGGCGCTGTTCTCGATCGCCATCGCATTCGTGGGTATCTGGTTCTTCTCCATCACCGACAAGTCGAAAGCGGCCGAGGGCGAGCGCGCCTTGTTCTACCCGCAGTTCGTCCGGTCGCAAACAGGGCTGGGTGCCAGCGGTGCGGTTTCGCACTAA
- a CDS encoding SDR family oxidoreductase has protein sequence MQNRIMITGAGSGLGREIALRWAREGWRLALSDVNDVGLQETIRLVREAGGDGFVLRCDVRDYSQLTAFAQACDERFGGIDVIVNNAGVASGGFFNELSLEDWDWQIAINLMGVVKGCKAFLPMLLASKGKIVNIASMAALMQAPAMSNYNVAKAGVVALSESLLVELSDQDVSVHVVCPSFFQTNLLDSFRGPTPAMKAQIGRLLEKSPISAADIADYIFRQVAQGEFMILPHEEGRMAWEMKRKQPQAMYEEMTVMCAKMRAKAQKGHS, from the coding sequence ATGCAAAACCGCATCATGATTACTGGCGCCGGCTCAGGTCTGGGTCGTGAAATTGCCTTGCGCTGGGCTCGCGAAGGGTGGCGGCTGGCGTTGTCGGACGTTAACGATGTGGGTCTGCAGGAAACCATAAGGCTGGTACGTGAGGCGGGCGGTGATGGCTTCGTTCTGCGTTGCGACGTGCGCGATTACAGCCAGCTCACCGCCTTTGCGCAGGCGTGCGACGAGCGCTTCGGCGGTATCGACGTGATCGTCAATAATGCGGGTGTGGCGTCGGGCGGTTTCTTCAACGAGTTGTCACTGGAAGACTGGGACTGGCAGATCGCGATCAACCTGATGGGTGTGGTCAAAGGCTGCAAGGCGTTCCTGCCGATGCTGCTGGCCAGCAAGGGCAAGATCGTCAACATCGCTTCGATGGCCGCGTTGATGCAGGCACCGGCGATGAGCAACTACAACGTCGCCAAGGCCGGGGTAGTGGCGCTTTCCGAGAGCCTGCTGGTTGAATTGAGTGATCAGGATGTGAGCGTGCATGTGGTCTGCCCGTCATTCTTTCAGACCAACCTGCTGGACTCATTCCGCGGTCCGACCCCGGCGATGAAAGCGCAGATCGGCAGACTGCTGGAGAAATCGCCGATCAGCGCCGCAGACATTGCCGACTACATTTTCAGACAGGTTGCCCAGGGCGAGTTCATGATCCTGCCTCACGAAGAAGGCCGGATGGCGTGGGAAATGAAGCGTAAACAGCCACAGGCAATGTACGAGGAAATGACCGTCATGTGCGCCAAGATGCGCGCGAAGGCCCAGAAAGGGCATTCTTGA
- a CDS encoding DUF3309 family protein, protein MGIGTILIIVLILLLVGGLPVFPHSRSWGYGPSGIIGTILVILLILVLLGKI, encoded by the coding sequence ATGGGCATCGGCACTATTCTTATCATCGTTCTGATTCTGCTGCTGGTCGGCGGTCTGCCAGTATTCCCGCACTCGCGCAGCTGGGGCTACGGTCCGTCGGGCATCATCGGTACGATCCTGGTGATCCTGCTGATTCTGGTGTTGCTCGGCAAGATATAA
- a CDS encoding glycine betaine ABC transporter substrate-binding protein — translation MMMRKLLGAGAALVLAVSSTLAIAETKSLTIGYVEGWSDSVATTYVASEVIKQKLGYEVKLQSIAAGIMWQAVATDKLDLMLSAWLPGTHGEYYAKYKDQVVNYGPNFKDAKIGLIVPEYVKAKSIEDLKTDDSFNKKITGIDAGSGVMLKTDQAIKDYALDGYKLQASSGAGMIAELTRAEKAKKAIVVTGWVPHWMFAKWKLRFLDDPKGVYGAAETVDNIGSLSLEKKAPDVVAFLKKFQWASKDEIGEVMLAIQDGAKPEAAAKDWVAKHPDRVAAWTAK, via the coding sequence ATGATGATGCGAAAACTACTGGGGGCGGGTGCCGCTCTGGTACTTGCTGTCAGCTCCACGCTGGCGATTGCCGAAACCAAGAGCCTGACCATTGGTTATGTAGAAGGCTGGTCCGACAGTGTCGCCACTACCTACGTGGCTTCCGAAGTGATCAAGCAAAAGCTCGGCTATGAGGTCAAGTTGCAGTCTATTGCGGCCGGGATCATGTGGCAGGCGGTTGCAACCGACAAGCTGGACCTGATGCTGTCCGCCTGGCTTCCGGGTACTCATGGCGAGTACTACGCCAAGTACAAGGATCAGGTCGTCAATTACGGCCCCAACTTCAAGGACGCCAAGATTGGCCTGATCGTGCCTGAATACGTGAAAGCCAAAAGCATTGAAGACCTCAAGACCGATGATTCCTTCAACAAGAAGATCACCGGGATCGATGCCGGTTCGGGCGTGATGCTCAAGACCGATCAGGCCATCAAGGATTACGCGCTGGACGGCTACAAACTGCAGGCCAGTTCCGGCGCGGGCATGATTGCCGAGCTTACCCGTGCCGAGAAGGCCAAGAAAGCCATTGTGGTTACCGGTTGGGTGCCGCACTGGATGTTCGCCAAGTGGAAGCTGCGCTTTCTGGACGATCCCAAAGGCGTCTATGGCGCTGCGGAAACCGTCGACAACATTGGCAGCCTGAGCCTGGAGAAAAAAGCGCCGGACGTCGTGGCTTTCCTGAAAAAATTCCAGTGGGCTTCCAAGGATGAGATCGGAGAAGTGATGCTGGCTATTCAGGACGGCGCAAAGCCTGAAGCGGCAGCCAAGGATTGGGTGGCCAAACACCCGGACCGTGTCGCTGCGTGGACTGCTAAATAG
- a CDS encoding DUF2784 domain-containing protein codes for MFYRVAADAVVAFHLLFIVFVLVGGLWVLRRPWLALLHVPAIIWGAVVEFLHLYCPLTPLENALRSKAGEQGYEGGFVEHYLIPLIYPAGLTPGIQLWLGGVVLLINALVYGVLLVRCVAWVRRS; via the coding sequence ATGTTTTATCGAGTAGCGGCGGATGCGGTAGTGGCGTTCCATTTGCTGTTTATTGTGTTCGTACTCGTCGGCGGTCTGTGGGTACTGAGACGGCCCTGGCTGGCCTTGCTGCACGTTCCCGCGATCATCTGGGGCGCCGTAGTCGAGTTTCTGCATCTGTATTGTCCGCTGACCCCGCTGGAAAACGCATTGCGCAGCAAGGCTGGCGAGCAGGGCTATGAAGGCGGCTTCGTCGAGCACTATCTGATTCCTCTGATTTATCCCGCAGGGCTGACGCCAGGCATACAGCTCTGGCTGGGCGGCGTCGTTCTGTTGATCAATGCGCTGGTATACGGCGTGTTGTTGGTGCGCTGTGTGGCTTGGGTCAGGCGGTCATGA
- the ngg gene encoding N-acetylglutaminylglutamine synthetase, which yields MKQNATTYSQRLLRGQSPSYERLQARLAEDGSQIDAEPLALHCGWGRLLIGHTYPDPAALAQDLLNEKPGERDIALYVAAPQQVLAQSPQQLFLDPSDTLRLWFSDYRPAQRVFRGYRIRRAHNATDWQAINNLYVARGMLPIDPTLLTPRHQGGPVYWVAEDEGSNTIIGSVMGLNHQKAFNDPEKGSSLWCLAVDPQCTRPGVGEVLVRHLIEHFMSRGLSYLDLSVLHDNEQAKALYAKLNFRNLPTFAIKRKNGINESLFLGPGPQADFNPYARIIVEEAHRRGIDVQVDDADAGLFTLSYGGRRIRCRESLSDLTSAVSMTLCQDKSLTHRALKAAGLRLPAQQRAGDEADNLAFLEEHRQVVVKPLDGEQGQGVAVDLRTIEDVQSAIEQARQFDSRVILESFHEGLDLRIVVIGFQVVAAAIRRPAEIIGDGRHTIKQLIEAQSRRRAAATDGESRIPMDQETERTVREAGYDYADILPMDQRLAVRRAANLHTGGCLEDVTAILHPVLRDAAVRAARALDIPVVGLDLMVPAADQPEYVFIEANERVGLANHEPQPTAERFVDLLFPHSLPVHI from the coding sequence TGTGGCTGGGGGCGCTTGCTGATCGGTCACACTTACCCTGATCCGGCAGCGCTGGCACAGGACCTGCTGAACGAGAAACCCGGTGAGCGCGACATCGCCTTGTACGTGGCAGCGCCACAGCAAGTGCTGGCGCAATCGCCGCAACAGTTGTTTCTCGACCCGTCAGACACGCTGCGCCTGTGGTTCAGTGACTATCGCCCTGCCCAGCGCGTGTTCCGTGGCTATCGCATTCGCCGTGCCCATAACGCAACCGACTGGCAGGCGATCAACAACCTGTACGTGGCGCGCGGCATGCTGCCTATCGACCCTACCCTGCTGACACCACGTCATCAGGGTGGCCCGGTGTATTGGGTGGCCGAGGACGAAGGCAGCAATACGATCATCGGCAGCGTCATGGGCCTGAACCATCAAAAAGCGTTCAACGACCCGGAAAAAGGCAGCAGCTTGTGGTGCCTGGCGGTTGATCCGCAATGTACGCGTCCGGGCGTCGGTGAAGTGCTGGTTCGCCATCTGATCGAGCATTTCATGAGTCGCGGTCTGAGCTACCTTGATCTGTCGGTGCTGCATGACAACGAACAGGCCAAGGCGCTGTACGCCAAGCTGAATTTTCGCAACCTGCCGACCTTCGCCATCAAGCGCAAGAACGGTATCAACGAATCACTGTTCCTCGGTCCTGGTCCGCAGGCGGATTTCAATCCGTATGCGCGGATCATCGTTGAAGAAGCCCATCGTCGCGGTATCGACGTGCAAGTCGACGATGCCGATGCCGGGCTGTTTACCCTCAGCTACGGCGGCCGTCGTATTCGCTGCCGGGAATCGTTGAGCGACCTGACCAGCGCAGTCAGCATGACGCTGTGTCAGGACAAAAGCCTGACCCATCGTGCGCTGAAAGCAGCCGGGCTGCGTCTGCCTGCGCAACAACGGGCAGGCGACGAGGCAGACAATCTCGCGTTTCTGGAAGAACATCGGCAAGTCGTGGTCAAGCCGCTGGACGGCGAGCAAGGCCAGGGTGTTGCCGTGGATCTGCGCACAATTGAAGACGTGCAGAGTGCTATCGAACAGGCTCGTCAGTTCGACAGCCGGGTGATTCTGGAAAGCTTCCACGAAGGCCTGGATCTGCGCATTGTCGTGATCGGCTTTCAGGTGGTGGCCGCAGCGATACGTCGCCCGGCGGAAATCATTGGCGATGGCCGTCACACCATCAAGCAATTGATCGAAGCGCAAAGTCGTCGTCGTGCTGCGGCAACCGATGGCGAAAGCCGCATCCCTATGGACCAGGAAACCGAGCGCACCGTGCGTGAGGCGGGTTATGACTACGCCGACATCCTGCCGATGGATCAGCGCCTGGCGGTAAGACGCGCGGCCAATCTGCACACCGGTGGTTGCCTGGAAGATGTCACGGCCATTCTGCACCCGGTGCTTCGCGATGCGGCCGTACGTGCGGCGCGAGCGCTGGACATTCCGGTGGTCGGCCTGGACCTGATGGTGCCTGCCGCCGATCAGCCAGAGTATGTGTTCATCGAAGCCAATGAGCGTGTCGGGCTGGCCAACCACGAACCGCAACCCACTGCCGAACGCTTCGTCGATCTGCTGTTTCCGCACAGCCTGCCTGTGCATATCTGA
- a CDS encoding DUF485 domain-containing protein, with amino-acid sequence MNDSIYLSIQNSPRFKELVSKRERFAWILSAIMLGLYAAFILLIAYGPHILGAKLSPTSTITWGMPIGVGLILSAFVLTAIYVRRANGEFDDLNNAILKEAQQ; translated from the coding sequence ATGAACGACAGCATTTACCTCTCGATTCAAAACAGCCCCCGTTTCAAGGAGCTGGTATCCAAAAGAGAGCGTTTCGCCTGGATTCTTTCGGCGATCATGCTTGGGCTGTATGCAGCCTTTATTCTTTTGATTGCTTATGGCCCCCATATTCTGGGTGCCAAACTAAGTCCCACGTCGACCATTACCTGGGGAATGCCGATAGGCGTAGGGCTGATCCTTTCAGCGTTCGTGCTAACCGCTATCTATGTTCGTCGCGCAAACGGCGAATTCGATGACTTGAACAACGCGATCCTGAAGGAGGCTCAGCAATGA
- a CDS encoding YnfA family protein, whose protein sequence is MLNYLWFFLAALFEIFGCYAFWLWLRQGKSALWVIPALISLTVFALLLTRVEAAYAGRAYAAYGGIYIVASIAWLGLVERVRPLGSDWLGLAFCVIGATIILLGPRWSAP, encoded by the coding sequence ATGCTCAATTACCTGTGGTTCTTTCTCGCCGCCCTGTTCGAGATATTCGGCTGCTATGCCTTCTGGCTGTGGCTGCGCCAAGGCAAGAGCGCCTTGTGGGTGATCCCGGCGTTGATCAGTCTTACAGTCTTCGCACTGTTACTGACACGAGTCGAAGCGGCGTATGCCGGGCGTGCCTATGCGGCGTATGGCGGGATTTACATCGTGGCGTCGATTGCCTGGCTGGGGCTGGTCGAACGAGTCAGGCCGCTGGGCAGCGACTGGCTGGGCCTGGCTTTCTGCGTCATTGGCGCGACCATTATTCTGCTGGGTCCACGCTGGTCAGCACCTTGA
- a CDS encoding MlaA family lipoprotein yields the protein MAKRLLLLAALLCAGTAQAADADTSNKAQHPATVARQTDADGFTQPLKSLQFNPGLDQREFERASINALEVYDPLESWNRRVYHFNYRFDEWVFLPAVNGYRYVTPGFVRSGVSNFFSNLGDVSNLLNSLLQFKGERSLDITGRLLLNTTIGVAGLWDPATMMGLPRQSEDFGQTLGFYGVPAGPYLVLPLFGPSNLRDTGGMLFDYTAENQINFLNVAEVSSDHPEITVLRAIDRRYVTSFRYGQLNSPFEYEKVRYVYTESRKLQVAE from the coding sequence GTGGCTAAACGTCTTTTACTCCTTGCCGCCCTGCTCTGTGCAGGCACAGCTCAGGCCGCTGACGCGGACACCAGCAACAAGGCTCAGCACCCCGCCACCGTGGCTCGCCAGACTGACGCAGATGGTTTCACTCAGCCACTGAAGTCGCTGCAGTTCAACCCGGGGCTGGATCAGCGCGAATTCGAGCGCGCTTCCATCAACGCACTGGAAGTCTACGACCCTCTGGAGTCGTGGAACCGCCGGGTCTATCACTTCAACTACCGCTTTGACGAGTGGGTGTTTCTACCTGCCGTGAATGGCTATCGTTATGTGACGCCAGGCTTCGTGCGCAGCGGTGTCAGCAACTTCTTCAGCAACCTGGGCGACGTCTCCAACCTGTTGAACAGCCTGCTGCAGTTCAAGGGCGAGCGCTCGCTGGACATCACCGGTCGCCTGCTGCTCAACACCACCATCGGTGTCGCCGGCCTCTGGGACCCGGCCACCATGATGGGTTTGCCGCGCCAAAGCGAAGACTTCGGCCAGACACTGGGCTTTTATGGTGTGCCTGCCGGCCCTTACCTGGTGTTGCCATTGTTCGGTCCGTCGAACCTGCGCGATACCGGCGGCATGCTGTTTGACTACACGGCTGAAAACCAGATCAACTTCCTGAACGTTGCCGAAGTCAGCAGCGACCATCCGGAAATCACCGTACTGCGTGCGATTGATCGTCGTTACGTGACCAGCTTCCGCTATGGCCAGTTGAACTCGCCGTTCGAGTACGAGAAGGTCCGCTACGTGTACACCGAATCGCGCAAATTGCAGGTTGCTGAATAA
- the csrA gene encoding carbon storage regulator CsrA, with translation MLVLTREIGETFSIGDDITVQILGINGNQVRLGINAPKDIKVHRAEVYKRIARMLSQQAPTPPQ, from the coding sequence ATGCTGGTACTGACAAGGGAAATTGGCGAGACATTTTCGATCGGTGACGACATCACCGTGCAGATTCTAGGAATAAACGGCAATCAGGTCAGACTCGGAATCAATGCGCCCAAAGACATCAAGGTTCACCGTGCCGAGGTCTACAAGCGAATTGCCAGGATGCTGTCACAGCAGGCGCCAACCCCTCCCCAATAA
- a CDS encoding YheU family protein: MLIPYDQLEPDTLTRLIEDFVTREGTDNGDETPLQTRVLRVRHALTKGQAVIFFDLESQQCQLMLKHDVPKEFFE, encoded by the coding sequence ATGCTTATCCCCTACGATCAACTGGAACCCGACACCCTTACCCGCCTGATCGAGGACTTTGTCACCCGCGAGGGCACTGACAACGGCGACGAAACGCCGCTGCAAACCCGGGTGCTACGCGTGCGGCATGCGCTGACCAAGGGTCAGGCAGTCATCTTTTTCGACCTGGAGAGTCAGCAATGCCAGTTGATGCTCAAGCACGATGTGCCTAAAGAATTCTTTGAATAA